The Desulfobacterales bacterium genome contains a region encoding:
- a CDS encoding Rpn family recombination-promoting nuclease/putative transposase translates to MKHNIDPTIDCVFKALLGDEVNKNLLIHFLNAVMKPKKNEEIVKVTILNPYNEKEFLSDKLSIVDVKACDHVGRTFQIEIQLSIHSGLKSRIVYGWSDIYSSQLKEGQSYSQLKPVITIWLMTEDLFPEKEGFYYHFRLLDAANNVFLNEDCSIHILDLKKFNKSVIANEMERWMLFFKDAKNIDYENPPNFMNTEEMRQAMETLKRFSEKEKEYFLYQSRMNYLRVQKTIEEDMEKLRRDMARLKLEKEAIEQKKEAIEQEKEAIEQEKEAIEQEKEAIEQEKEAIEQERKLALIREQEAKAKEQEALQRERTLIEKLKSMGINPD, encoded by the coding sequence ATGAAACACAATATTGATCCTACAATTGACTGTGTATTTAAAGCTTTACTTGGAGATGAAGTCAATAAAAATTTATTAATTCATTTCTTAAATGCTGTTATGAAACCTAAAAAAAATGAGGAAATCGTAAAGGTCACAATACTTAATCCTTATAATGAAAAAGAATTTCTTTCTGATAAGCTTTCGATTGTTGATGTGAAAGCATGTGATCATGTAGGGAGAACTTTTCAAATTGAAATTCAACTTTCAATTCATTCAGGATTGAAATCAAGAATAGTTTATGGCTGGAGTGATATATACTCATCGCAACTTAAAGAAGGACAATCTTATAGTCAACTTAAACCAGTTATAACTATTTGGTTAATGACAGAGGATTTATTTCCAGAAAAAGAAGGATTTTATTATCATTTTAGATTATTAGATGCAGCGAATAACGTTTTTCTAAATGAAGATTGTTCCATACATATATTGGACCTGAAAAAATTCAATAAATCTGTGATAGCTAACGAAATGGAACGTTGGATGTTATTTTTTAAAGATGCAAAAAATATTGATTATGAAAATCCTCCAAACTTTATGAATACAGAAGAAATGAGGCAAGCGATGGAAACATTAAAGCGTTTCTCAGAAAAAGAAAAGGAATATTTTTTATATCAAAGCCGGATGAATTATCTTCGAGTTCAAAAAACTATAGAAGAAGACATGGAAAAATTAAGGCGAGACATGGCAAGACTGAAACTCGAAAAAGAAGCTATTGAGCAAAAAAAAGAAGCTATTGAGCAAGAAAAAGAAGCTATTGAGCAAGAAAAAGAAGCTATTGAGCAAGAAAAAGAAGCTATTGAGCAAGAAAAAGAAGCTATTGAGCAAGAAAGAAAACTAGCCTTAATAAGAGAGCAAGAGGCTAAAGCCAAAGAACAAGAGGCTCTTCAAAGAGAAAGAACACTTATTGAAAAACTTAAATCAATGGGAATTAATCCAGATTAA